The Oceanispirochaeta sp. M1 genomic interval CGTTTTCTGGTCTCACAGGCTGTCATGGATTATGATTTCAATTCAGTAGCACTGGCTGTCAGAATTAATGATATGGAGAGCCTCTGGTGGGAGGAAGATCTTAATCTACTCATTGATTCGGGTGTAAGGCTCTTCAGAATCCCCAAGATGGAATCAATCTCTCAAATCCATACGTTAGAAGATATTTTAAATCATAAGGAAAAAGAGTTCCGGCTTCAGGAAGGGGATCTCGGATATCATATGATATTGGAAACCCCCCGGGGAGTGGAAGAATCATATAACCTTTCCTGTGAGGCGAAACATGCCAAGGCTCTATGCTTTGGTGCTGAGGATTTCTGTGCTTCCATGGGATCTCAAAGACATCAGGATCTCCTGCGCTATCCCCGCAGTCGTATTGCCAGCAGCGCAGCAGCTGTAGGAATTGAGTCCTATGATTCCATCTGGGCAGCCTTCAAGGACCAGGATGGACTAACTGAAGATGCAAAAATAGCCAGATCTTTGGGATTCACAGGTAAATCACTTATCCATCCTGATCAGATTGATATTGTTAACCGTATCTTCATGCCTGATAAAGAAGAAATTGAATGGGCCAGGAATGTCCTGAAGTCTCTGGATCAACCGGAAAACACAGGAGCATTCAGTTTAAAAGGAACGATGGTGGATACTCCAGTAATCAAAAGAGCCCGAAGAATCATCAGCCGTTTACAGGAGAACACTCAGTGAAAGAATGGGTGAAACTGGAACAGGCTATTCAAAATTCAGGATTGAAAGAAGGAGACCGCATCAGCTTTCATCACCATCTTCGTATGGGAGACAGAATTGTAACTCTTATTCTGCCTATTCTGAGCAAAATGAATTATAAAAATCTTACCCTCAGTGCTTCTTCATTATTGGGCCCTGCCTGTGAAGCTGTTCTCACAGGGATAAAGATGGGGACAATAGCGCAGCTTGAAACAACTGGATTAAAACCTCCATTATCTACTTTTTTGGAGAAAGGAGATTTGGGAATCCCTGTGATTTTTAGAAGTCATGGCGGGAGGGCCAGATCCATAAGCAGTGGAGAAAGTCCTGTAAATTTGGCTTTTTTGGCAGTTTCAGCAGCTGACAGATCGGGTAATGGAAATGGTACTCAGGGACCAAACCGATTCGGATCTCTTGGATATGGTCTTGTGGATGCCCGATGGGCGGAACAGGTTATTCTTCTTACTGATACTATTCTCGAAGAGGGATTGAAGCAGATAAGCATCCCGTCAGAGCAAGTTGATCAGATGGTGCTAATTCCTCAGATAGGAGTTCGAAAGGAGATCACAGGTGGATCTCTGCGGACAACTGTTAAGCCCCTTGAATCTCTGATAGCTCTTAAGGCTCTTGAGGTTCTTATAGCTGGTGGAATGATAAAAGAGGGATTTAATTTCCAGGCGGGAAGCGGAGGTATCAGCCTGAAGTTGTCATCTCTGGTGGCTCAGTATATGAGAGAAAATCATATACAGGGAGGATTTGCTTCCGGGGGTGTAACAGCATCTCTTGTCAAACTGCTGCAGGAGGGATTATTTCAGACTCTCTATGATGTACAGAGTTTTGATGATGAGGCTTCCTTTTCGCTGGGACAGGATAATCAGCATATTGAGATGTCTGCTTCCCGCTATGCCAATCCGGATTACAAAGATTGTATTGCTCATCAACTGGATATCATGATCCTTTCTGCTACAGAAGTTGATTGTAATTTCAATGTAAATTCCCTTACAGGCAGTGATGGCAGATTCATTGGCGCTTTAGGGGGAGCTCCTGATACTGGAGAGGGATCAAAAATCACCATGGTAGTTCTTCCCTCTTTCAGGGCTAGAATACCAAGTATAAGAGAGAAGGTTCATACGGTCTGTACAGAAGGGAAATATATTGATCTTATTGTAACAGAGCGTGGTTTTTCAGTGAATCCAAAGAATAAAGATCTTATGGAAATTCTTGAAAATCAGGGACTTCATTCAGTTCCCATTAAAAGCCTGATGAATAGGATATATGAGATAACGGGAGTTCCTCAATATCCTAAATTAACATCTCAGAAAATCGCTGTTGTAGAGGATCGTCACGGCAAGATTCTGGATACCATATTTAAGTCTGACTGCTTCTGATTTTCTAGTATTTTAAAAGTCTCATCTGGATATAATCTTTTATCTCCTGCCAAACCTAGATAATTATTGGAGTTTGAAAGAAGAGTTGTAAAGCCAGGCATCCTTTCTCCCAGGTCGGAATATGCAGCTTCTCATTGGGACCATGCATATTATCTTCAGGGAGTTGGAATCCTGTCAGTAGAACCTCTACATTCAACCTTTGTTGCAGGTACTCTGCCATAGGGAGAGATCCACCACTACGGGTTAACAGGGGTTCTGTTTGCCATACGCTTTTTAACGCCTCTTTCAGTCCCTGTGCTGCCGGGGAAAAAGGATCACAAACAGTACCTTTACACCCGATCCAACTCTCAAGGCGCCAGTTTACAGCGTCGGGAACTGTGGCATCCAGATGTTTTTCCAATAGTGTTTTTATCTTAGCGGGAAGTTGATCTGGAACCAGACGAAAGTAGAGAAGGGCAGAAGCCTCGGGTGAAATTGAGCTGGACATCCCTGAAACCTGCAGATCTACAACCTCTAATATGGGTCGTATAACACTTCGCTCCAATGGTGTAAAACCCAGCTCACCCCAAAGGTGTTTAACACCGGTCTCTCTCCTGAAAAAATCTTCATTCATTGGAAGTTTTGCTAAAAGAGTCCGCTCTTCTTCACCAATGATATTAAGGTCTTCGTAAAATCCGGGTAGAGTCACTCTGCCAGATTCGTCATGGAGACCTGCGATCACCTTACAAAGGGCATGGACAGGATTCAGAACCACACCTCCGAATTCTCCACAATGCAGATCATGGGCCGGGCCGGAAATAATCAGTTTTCCTCCTGTAATCCCCCGGCAGCCGTAAACGATAGAAGGAAAATCTGCTCCCACCATCCCTGCATCGACATTGAGAACAAGATCACATTCCAATATTGCGGTATTCTCCTGGATGAATCCATCAAGAAGACTGCCATCCGATTCTTCGGCTCCTTCGAAAAGGAAGCGGTAATTCCAGGATGATTTGTGGTTTTCTAGGCAGTTGTCCAGAGCCGCAAAGAGAGCCAGAATTTGACCCTTCATATCTGTAGCCCCCCGGCCATAGAGGTTTTCACCACGCCGTTCCGGCCGGAAGGGAGGGGACTCCCATAAATCTTCGGGTCCCGAGGGTTGGACATCATAATGACCGTAAAGGAGTAGAGTCGGTGCTTCCGGATTTCCGCAGAACAGATCACCCGTTACCATGGGAATTCCACAATAATCATGGGAACACACATTTTGTGCACCCATCCCGGCAAGACGCTTTTCCAACCAGGAAGATGCTTCAACCAGATATTTACGGCAGGCTGGATCAGCAGAAATGGAAGGAATCGCAATGAACTCCATGAGTTCGCTCATATAATAGTCAGTATCTTTCATGTTTGACTTTTCTCCTATCACTGCATATTACCTGGCCAGACTTCCTATTGGATCCCAGGGGCTCAAAATGATCGCTTCGGTTTTAAGCATCTTTAACTGTTCATCTGACAGGTATTTTTTGTGTATCACAACCTGATATGTAAATTGATCAAACCAATCGTCACTCATAACAAAAAAACCTTCATTGCCGCGATCTTTTCCCCAGCTGTTTTCTACCTGCCAGCGATCGGGATTCCCATTCTCATCTATATTAACCCCGGTAAAGACCATCGCATGAGTCATCAGACTCTCACCGTAATCAAGCCGTTCCCCTTTGCTCATGGGGAAATCAGTCGAAAAGAGTTCTGCATAATTGTATGCATTCATAGCCAGTATCCCCAACTCTCTATTGGAATACTTATCCACATCTGCACCAAACCAGACACATTCCCCCTGTTTTAATTGTTTGAGAGCTAATTTTTTAAGTTCATCTGAAGGCAGGTTTAGATAAAGAACTGGATTTCCATCTTTGACATTACCTAGATATTGGACTGTGAAGGTCTGGTTATATGGTTTATCAGCAGTGGGAGCATTGATGATGCTGACATACTGATCCAGATCCAGGCCGATATATTGCTCATAGAATTCTTTGGGTTCAATATTGGATATTCTGATGAACTTATCTTCTTC includes:
- a CDS encoding M20/M25/M40 family metallo-hydrolase, producing the protein MKDTDYYMSELMEFIAIPSISADPACRKYLVEASSWLEKRLAGMGAQNVCSHDYCGIPMVTGDLFCGNPEAPTLLLYGHYDVQPSGPEDLWESPPFRPERRGENLYGRGATDMKGQILALFAALDNCLENHKSSWNYRFLFEGAEESDGSLLDGFIQENTAILECDLVLNVDAGMVGADFPSIVYGCRGITGGKLIISGPAHDLHCGEFGGVVLNPVHALCKVIAGLHDESGRVTLPGFYEDLNIIGEEERTLLAKLPMNEDFFRRETGVKHLWGELGFTPLERSVIRPILEVVDLQVSGMSSSISPEASALLYFRLVPDQLPAKIKTLLEKHLDATVPDAVNWRLESWIGCKGTVCDPFSPAAQGLKEALKSVWQTEPLLTRSGGSLPMAEYLQQRLNVEVLLTGFQLPEDNMHGPNEKLHIPTWEKGCLALQLFFQTPIII
- a CDS encoding citrate lyase subunit alpha yields the protein MKEWVKLEQAIQNSGLKEGDRISFHHHLRMGDRIVTLILPILSKMNYKNLTLSASSLLGPACEAVLTGIKMGTIAQLETTGLKPPLSTFLEKGDLGIPVIFRSHGGRARSISSGESPVNLAFLAVSAADRSGNGNGTQGPNRFGSLGYGLVDARWAEQVILLTDTILEEGLKQISIPSEQVDQMVLIPQIGVRKEITGGSLRTTVKPLESLIALKALEVLIAGGMIKEGFNFQAGSGGISLKLSSLVAQYMRENHIQGGFASGGVTASLVKLLQEGLFQTLYDVQSFDDEASFSLGQDNQHIEMSASRYANPDYKDCIAHQLDIMILSATEVDCNFNVNSLTGSDGRFIGALGGAPDTGEGSKITMVVLPSFRARIPSIREKVHTVCTEGKYIDLIVTERGFSVNPKNKDLMEILENQGLHSVPIKSLMNRIYEITGVPQYPKLTSQKIAVVEDRHGKILDTIFKSDCF
- a CDS encoding CoA ester lyase; this translates as MISWLYVPGNSPGMMLNAALYGADGLVLDLEDSVAAEKKEEARFLVSQAVMDYDFNSVALAVRINDMESLWWEEDLNLLIDSGVRLFRIPKMESISQIHTLEDILNHKEKEFRLQEGDLGYHMILETPRGVEESYNLSCEAKHAKALCFGAEDFCASMGSQRHQDLLRYPRSRIASSAAAVGIESYDSIWAAFKDQDGLTEDAKIARSLGFTGKSLIHPDQIDIVNRIFMPDKEEIEWARNVLKSLDQPENTGAFSLKGTMVDTPVIKRARRIISRLQENTQ